The Triticum aestivum cultivar Chinese Spring chromosome 7B, IWGSC CS RefSeq v2.1, whole genome shotgun sequence genome window below encodes:
- the LOC123161675 gene encoding putative disease resistance protein At1g50180 isoform X1 gives MAESAVSAVLGSAGNLAVQETIFLCGVTLQVGLLKDELMRIQAYLKDADNKWRLGNARVAILVTQIRAAAYEAQNVIEEADYMEKRNRIKKGFIGAISRYARLPTDLITLHKIGADIQRVRRKLSEIFVSAENLKIDLDNTGVVDYEFPQDNGLMNQNSEDDVVMVGFEDEHKEIVDKLVSGDNMLTAVSIVAMGGAGKTTLARKVYTSSTVRKHFEAIAWVTVSQKFKGIDLLNNIMKQIIGTTDESSDIDVTQEYEVGKKIHDFLLHKRYFVVLDDVWETDTWEQISRMVNVFPDATTGSRILLTTRKKDVANHIQMQTHVHVLKHLDDEKSWELFSSRALPSYKRSSICDVKEVEELGRKLAKKCNGLPLALAVLGAYLSKNLNSEAWSDMLLDWSSTKNGQMMRAIIARSYKDLPSHYFRSCFLYFAAFCEDSEIDVSDLIEIWIAESLIPHMLKHTPEQTARKYVTELAQRSLVQVVSRSRAHGWIETIRIHDILRDWCVEEARQDGFLNAIDNTTRVGASSSDTMISYRYSFQNITGQILQATPNAQTLVGFRLSSVSLPKLRFLRVIHIENSDLKDFCAIDGFIHLRYLRLRACRHVALPTSIGKLLNLENLDLRNTYLKEAVPMSLWHISTLRHVYLSNVFPPPSNVQQKELMTLWLDLGSIGTKYFGNGMVNFVGQMTQLTTLFLCMSLVPAEMINIFVNMPRLVDIYLTRFSVLGKLPESHHFPQSLRRLHLSADVINQDPMPILEKLPSLVVLILRGYEGRTMSCSAQGFPRLQELKLRSFSMEEWRMELGTMPKLSHLELWWCQKISELPEGLLHLSSLSVLKLYDASLISEDDNTLKELRRKACEVGRC, from the exons ATGGCGGAGTCGGCTGTTAGCGCTGTGCTGGGGAGCGCGGGTAATCTTGCAGTCCAGGAGACTATATTTTTGTGTGGAGTCACCCTTCAAGTGGGGCTATTGAAAGATGAGCTGATGCGGATTCAGGCCTACCTCAAAGATGCTGACAACAAATGGAGATTAGGAAATGCTAGAGTTGCTATCTTGGTCACCCAGATCAGGGCTGCGGCATACGAGGCTCAGAATGTCATCGAAGAAGCTGATTACATGGAGAAGAGAAACAGGATCAAAAAGGGGTTCATAGGTGCCATTTCAAGGTATGCTCGCTTACCGACCGACTTGATTACCCTCCATAAAATTGGTGCTGACATTCAGCGGGTAAGAAGGAAGCTCAGCGAGATCTTTGTGAGTGCAGAAAATCTGAAAATTGATTTGGATAATACTGGTGTGGTTGATTATGAGTTTCCACAAGATAATGGTCTTATGAACCAGAACTCTGAAGATGATGTTGTCATGGTTGGTTTTGAGGATGAGCACAAAGAAATAGTGGATAAGTTAGTTAGCGGTGACAACATGCTTACTGCAGTCTCAATAGTTGCCATGGGTGGGGCGGGAAAAACAACACTCGCTAGAAAAGTCTACACTTCATCCACGGTCAGGAAACACTTTGAGGCAATTGCTTGGGTGACCGTATCCCAAAAGTTCAAGGGCATTGATTTACTGAATAATATTATGAAACAAATAATAGGAACCACAGATGAGTCTAGTGACATCGATGTAACGCAGGAGTACGAGGTGGGAAAGAAGATCCATGATTTTCTGTTGCATAAAAGATACTTCGTAGTTCTTGATGACGTGTGGGAAACAGATACATGGGAGCAAATAAGTAGAATGGTTAATGTTTTTCCAGATGCAACTACTGGAAGTAGAATTTTGTTAACCACAAGAAAGAAAGATGTTGCGAATCATATTCAAATGCAGACTCATGTTCATGTTCTAAAGCACTTGGATGATGAGAAAAGCTGGGAACTTTTTAGTAGCAGAGCGTTACCATCATACAAAAGGTCCTCCATATGTGACGTCAAAGAGGTTGAAGAATTAGGGAGAAAGCTTGCAAAGAAATGTAATGGATTACCACTGGCCCTTGCAGTTCTGGGGGCTTATCTATCAAAGAATCTAAATTCAGAAGCATGGTCTGATATGCTTTTGGATTGGTCATCAACCAAAAATGGACAGATGATGCGAGCCATAATAGCTCGCAGTTACAAAGACCTCCCAAGTCATTATTTCAGATCTTGTTTCCTCTATTTTGCCGCTTTTTGTGAGGATTCTGAAATAGATGTCTCAGACCTTATTGAAATATGGATAGCAGAAAGTTTGATTCCGCATATGTTAAAGCATACACCAGAACAAACAGCACGCAAGTATGTGACTGAGTTGGCTCAAAGAAGCTTGGTCCAAGTTGTTTCCAGAAGCAGGGCACACGGCTGGATTGAAACAATAAGAATTCATGATATTCTACGTGACTGGTGTGTAGAAGAAGCAAGACAAGATGGTTTTCTTAATGCCATTGACAATACAACAA GAGTTGGCGCCTCATCATCTGATACCATGATATCTTATCGTTATTCTTTTCAAAACATTACTGGTCAGATATTGCAAGCAACACCTAATGCCCAAACTCTTGTTGGTTTTAGACTCTCGTCAGTGTCCCTGCCTAAGCTCAGATTTCTGAGAGTAATTCACATTGAAAACTCGGACCTAAAGGATTTCTGTGCAATTGATGGGTTCATTCACCTAAGATATCTTAGGTTGAGAGCATGTAGGCATGTGGCACTTCCTACTTCAATTGGAAAACTCCTTAACTTGGAAAATTTAGATTTAAGAAACACATATCTGAAGGAAGCAGTACCGATGTCCCTCTGGCATATCTCTACTTTAAGGCATGTTTACCTCAGTAACGTGTTCCCTCCACCAAGTAATGTGCAGCAAAAAGAGTTGATGACCTTATGGTTAGATCTTGGATCTATTGGAACTAAATATTTCGGGAATGGCATGGTGAATTTTGTTGGCCAAATGACTCAATTGACAACCCTCTTCTTGTGCATGAGCCTAGTCCCTGCAGAGATGATAAATATATTTGTCAACATGCCTCGACTAGTAGATATTTACCTCACCAGATTCAGTGTGCTTGGTAAGTTGCCCGAGAGCCATCACTTCCCACAAAGCCTACGACGTCTCCATCTATCTGCTGATGTCATTAACCAAGACCCAATGCCGATCCTGGAGAAGCTTCCCTCTCTTGTGGTGCTCATTTTGAGAGGTTATGAAGGTCGTACTATGTCTTGCTCTGCCCAAGGCTTTCCTCGTCTACAAGAGTTAAAGCTTCGTAGTttttccatggaggagtggaggaTGGAACTAGGGACAATGCCAAAACTCTCTCACCTTGAACTTTGGTGGTGTCAAAAGATAAGCGAGCTACCGGAGGGGTTGCTGCACCTTTCGTCCCTCAGTGTCCTGAAACTATACGACGCATCCCTGATCTCTGAAGATGACAACACACTGAAGGAGCTGCGGCGGAAAGCATGTGAG GTGGGACGTTGTTGA
- the LOC123161675 gene encoding putative disease resistance protein At1g50180 isoform X2 has translation MNQNSEDDVVMVGFEDEHKEIVDKLVSGDNMLTAVSIVAMGGAGKTTLARKVYTSSTVRKHFEAIAWVTVSQKFKGIDLLNNIMKQIIGTTDESSDIDVTQEYEVGKKIHDFLLHKRYFVVLDDVWETDTWEQISRMVNVFPDATTGSRILLTTRKKDVANHIQMQTHVHVLKHLDDEKSWELFSSRALPSYKRSSICDVKEVEELGRKLAKKCNGLPLALAVLGAYLSKNLNSEAWSDMLLDWSSTKNGQMMRAIIARSYKDLPSHYFRSCFLYFAAFCEDSEIDVSDLIEIWIAESLIPHMLKHTPEQTARKYVTELAQRSLVQVVSRSRAHGWIETIRIHDILRDWCVEEARQDGFLNAIDNTTRVGASSSDTMISYRYSFQNITGQILQATPNAQTLVGFRLSSVSLPKLRFLRVIHIENSDLKDFCAIDGFIHLRYLRLRACRHVALPTSIGKLLNLENLDLRNTYLKEAVPMSLWHISTLRHVYLSNVFPPPSNVQQKELMTLWLDLGSIGTKYFGNGMVNFVGQMTQLTTLFLCMSLVPAEMINIFVNMPRLVDIYLTRFSVLGKLPESHHFPQSLRRLHLSADVINQDPMPILEKLPSLVVLILRGYEGRTMSCSAQGFPRLQELKLRSFSMEEWRMELGTMPKLSHLELWWCQKISELPEGLLHLSSLSVLKLYDASLISEDDNTLKELRRKACEVGRC, from the exons ATGAACCAGAACTCTGAAGATGATGTTGTCATGGTTGGTTTTGAGGATGAGCACAAAGAAATAGTGGATAAGTTAGTTAGCGGTGACAACATGCTTACTGCAGTCTCAATAGTTGCCATGGGTGGGGCGGGAAAAACAACACTCGCTAGAAAAGTCTACACTTCATCCACGGTCAGGAAACACTTTGAGGCAATTGCTTGGGTGACCGTATCCCAAAAGTTCAAGGGCATTGATTTACTGAATAATATTATGAAACAAATAATAGGAACCACAGATGAGTCTAGTGACATCGATGTAACGCAGGAGTACGAGGTGGGAAAGAAGATCCATGATTTTCTGTTGCATAAAAGATACTTCGTAGTTCTTGATGACGTGTGGGAAACAGATACATGGGAGCAAATAAGTAGAATGGTTAATGTTTTTCCAGATGCAACTACTGGAAGTAGAATTTTGTTAACCACAAGAAAGAAAGATGTTGCGAATCATATTCAAATGCAGACTCATGTTCATGTTCTAAAGCACTTGGATGATGAGAAAAGCTGGGAACTTTTTAGTAGCAGAGCGTTACCATCATACAAAAGGTCCTCCATATGTGACGTCAAAGAGGTTGAAGAATTAGGGAGAAAGCTTGCAAAGAAATGTAATGGATTACCACTGGCCCTTGCAGTTCTGGGGGCTTATCTATCAAAGAATCTAAATTCAGAAGCATGGTCTGATATGCTTTTGGATTGGTCATCAACCAAAAATGGACAGATGATGCGAGCCATAATAGCTCGCAGTTACAAAGACCTCCCAAGTCATTATTTCAGATCTTGTTTCCTCTATTTTGCCGCTTTTTGTGAGGATTCTGAAATAGATGTCTCAGACCTTATTGAAATATGGATAGCAGAAAGTTTGATTCCGCATATGTTAAAGCATACACCAGAACAAACAGCACGCAAGTATGTGACTGAGTTGGCTCAAAGAAGCTTGGTCCAAGTTGTTTCCAGAAGCAGGGCACACGGCTGGATTGAAACAATAAGAATTCATGATATTCTACGTGACTGGTGTGTAGAAGAAGCAAGACAAGATGGTTTTCTTAATGCCATTGACAATACAACAA GAGTTGGCGCCTCATCATCTGATACCATGATATCTTATCGTTATTCTTTTCAAAACATTACTGGTCAGATATTGCAAGCAACACCTAATGCCCAAACTCTTGTTGGTTTTAGACTCTCGTCAGTGTCCCTGCCTAAGCTCAGATTTCTGAGAGTAATTCACATTGAAAACTCGGACCTAAAGGATTTCTGTGCAATTGATGGGTTCATTCACCTAAGATATCTTAGGTTGAGAGCATGTAGGCATGTGGCACTTCCTACTTCAATTGGAAAACTCCTTAACTTGGAAAATTTAGATTTAAGAAACACATATCTGAAGGAAGCAGTACCGATGTCCCTCTGGCATATCTCTACTTTAAGGCATGTTTACCTCAGTAACGTGTTCCCTCCACCAAGTAATGTGCAGCAAAAAGAGTTGATGACCTTATGGTTAGATCTTGGATCTATTGGAACTAAATATTTCGGGAATGGCATGGTGAATTTTGTTGGCCAAATGACTCAATTGACAACCCTCTTCTTGTGCATGAGCCTAGTCCCTGCAGAGATGATAAATATATTTGTCAACATGCCTCGACTAGTAGATATTTACCTCACCAGATTCAGTGTGCTTGGTAAGTTGCCCGAGAGCCATCACTTCCCACAAAGCCTACGACGTCTCCATCTATCTGCTGATGTCATTAACCAAGACCCAATGCCGATCCTGGAGAAGCTTCCCTCTCTTGTGGTGCTCATTTTGAGAGGTTATGAAGGTCGTACTATGTCTTGCTCTGCCCAAGGCTTTCCTCGTCTACAAGAGTTAAAGCTTCGTAGTttttccatggaggagtggaggaTGGAACTAGGGACAATGCCAAAACTCTCTCACCTTGAACTTTGGTGGTGTCAAAAGATAAGCGAGCTACCGGAGGGGTTGCTGCACCTTTCGTCCCTCAGTGTCCTGAAACTATACGACGCATCCCTGATCTCTGAAGATGACAACACACTGAAGGAGCTGCGGCGGAAAGCATGTGAG GTGGGACGTTGTTGA
- the LOC123160016 gene encoding U-box domain-containing protein 33 codes for MEEAAAGAGEEEVYCAVGKEQWNWKANLRWVLANFPGRRLVLAHVHRPPHRINMMGAWVPVSQVGAAMVAACRKWEEDEASDALDQLIRICKAHRVLARKVIVSGDDVAEGLVQLVVDHGVGELVMGAASDRSYSRKMRAPKSKKAATVLLKANPSCRIWFVCKGKPVCTREASDEGLSRGEPSTASTSPRPAASDDCSTSKSSSGRHGEPVGVHDSPTSSKPGSGDGGEMDDAPHGKLKDEPYEQTGRSPGAAEESMPGAMDGDHGVNAFRIGLLELEAATGRFDESARIGIAGIGRAGLYRGSLRGMSVAVRVISPDAAVGEARFAREADAIGRVRHPSLVPLVGACPEARAVVHELMPGGSLEDRLDQGGDGTPPLPWKARCRVSHQVCSALAFLHASAKTVHGDVRPANILLLDQGDERRSSIKLAGLGMRGLLVQAEQQRAGREALAYVDKRYPATGEPTPQCDVHALGLLLLRLVTGLPARWAKKAALEAAAGGGRAWQQVVDASAGGWPTEVATEVALLGLRCCAVSDGRAPCRPAGELLEEARAVLEATMDAAPGRTWSSSLLSSSEKEASDGGGAPPVLHPLPDNQDPNNLSARSSRSTR; via the exons ATGGAGGAGGCGGCagccggcgccggcgaggaggaggtgtACTGCGCGGTGGGGAAGGAGCAGTGgaactggaaggcgaacctgcggTGGGTGCTGGCCAACTTCCCCGGCCGCCGCCTCGTGCTCGCCCACGTCCACCGCCCGCCGCACCGCATCAACATGA TGGGGGCGTGGGTGCCGGTGAGCCAGGTGGGGGCAGCCATGGTGGCCGCGTGCAGGAAGTGGGAGGAGGACGAGGCCAGCGACGCCCTCGACCAGCTCATCCGCATATGCAAAGCCCACCGG GTCCTCGCGCGCAAGGTCATCGTGTCCGGCGACGACGTGGCGGAGGGGCTGGTGCAGCTCGTCGTCGACCATGGCGTCGGCGAGCTCGTCATGGGCGCCGCCTCTGACCGGTCCTACTCGAG GAAGATGCGGGCGCCCAAGTCTAAGAAGGCGGCCACCGTGCTGCTCAAGGCCAACCCCTCCTGCAGGATCTGGTTCGTCTGCAAAGGAAAGCCCGTCTGCACCAG AGAGGCTAGCGACGAGGGGCTGAGCAGAGGAGAGCCATCCACGGCTAGCACCAGCCCCAGGCCAGCTGCTTCCGACGACTGCTCCACATCGAAATCATCGTCGGGCCGCCACGGCGAGCCGGTCGGCGTCCATGACTCGCCTACGTCTTCGAAACCTGGTTCG GGCGACGGAGGCGAGATGGACGATGCGCCGCACGGGAAGCTCAAGGACGAGCCCTACGAACAGACTGGTCGGTCGCCTGGAGCTGCGGAAGAATCCATGCCCGGCGCAATGGATGGTGATCATGGTGTCAATGCCTTCCGGATAGGGTTGTTAGAGCTGGAGGCGGCGACGGGCCGTTTCGACGAGTCTGCCAGGATAGGCATTGCTGGCATTGGCCGCGCCGGCCTGTACagaggaagcctgcgcggcatgagCGTCGCCGTCAGGGTCATTTCCCCTGATGCCGCCGTCGGCGAGGCACGGTTCGCTCGCGAGGCCGACGCCATCGGCAGGGTGaggcacccgagcctcgtgccgctCGTCGGTGCGTGCCCGGAGGCACGCGCCGTGGTGCACGAGCTCATGCCGGGCGGGAGCCTGGAGGACCGCCTCGACCAAGGaggcgacgggacgccgccgctgCCGTGGAAGGCGCGGTGCCGCGTGTCACACCAGGTCTGCTCCGCGCTGGCCTTCCTCCATGCGTCAGCCAAGACGGTGCACGGCGACGTCCGCCCGGCGAACATCCTCCTGCTAGACCAGGGCGACGAGCGGCGCTCCTCCATTAAACTCGCCGGCCTCGGCATGCGCGGGCTCCTGGTGCAGGCGGAGCAGCAGCGGGCCGGCCGCGAGGCGCTGGCGTACGTGGACAAGCGGTACCCCGCGACGGGGGAGCCGACCCCACAGTGCGACGTGCACGCTCTGggcctgctgctgctccggctagTCACGGGCCTGCCGGCGCGTTGGGCGAAGAAGGCGGCACTAGAGGCCGCCGCCGGCGGGGGCAGAGCCTGGCAGCAGGTGGTGGACGCGAGCGCAGGGGGGTGGCCGACGGAGGTGGCTACCGAGGTGGCGCTCCTCGGGCTGAGGTGCTGCGCCGTGAGCGACGGCCGAGCGCCGTGTCGCCCGGCCGGTGAGCTGCTCGAGGAGGCGCGCGCCGTGCTGGAGGCCACGATGGACGCCGCACCGGGCAGGACGTGGTCTTCATCACTGTTGTCATCGTCGGAGAAGGAGGCGTCTGACGGCGGTGGCGCGCCGCCCGTCCTACATCCTCTACCGGATAATCAGGATCCAAATAATCTGAGTGCCAGAAGCAGCAGGTCCACCAGGTAG
- the LOC123157031 gene encoding protein EARLY-RESPONSIVE TO DEHYDRATION 7, chloroplastic, whose translation MASYNPANPSTPAPSAPPLYPSLTMADLAPPEIPRSPASPDAPPPSDDVLLRVPGAQLHLIDRQRSHPLAAGELSLHRIRAGDTSLASIAALGAVQWPLARDVAAVKLDPRHYSFSFAVPASADDPAPDPLHYGLTLSAPDPRLDALLAAYTRFSAHSVAGSEGLAGGVRGEVEAAAYWTAVAPNVEEYGSAVARAIASGAENVARGILWCGVMTVDRLRWGQEVLRKRIQPGDTEAEVSPEMLRRIKRAKKVTKMSEKVATGILSGVVKLTSSVTSSLVNSKAGKKFFSLLPGEVILASLDGFGKISDAVEVAGKDVLSTSSTVTTGLVSHKYGEKAAAATNEGLDAAGHAIGTAWAVFKLRQALNPKSVLKPTSLAKSSIKAGAAELRSKSSKSK comes from the exons ATGGCCTCCTACAACCCCGCCAACCCTAGTACCCCGGCCCCGTCGGCGCCGCCGCTCTACCCGTCGCTCACCATGGCCGACCTGGCGCCGCCCGAGATCCCGCGGTCCCCGGCCTCCCCCGACGCGCCGCCGCCCTCGGACGACGTGCTGCTCCGCGTCCCCGGCGCGCAGCTCCACCTAATCGACCGCCAGCGCAGCCACCCGCTGGCGGCCGGCGAGCTCTCCCTCCACCGCATCCGCGCCGGCGACACCTCCCTGGCCTCCATCGCGGCGCTCGGCGCCGTCCAGTGGCCGCTCGCCCGCGACGTCGCCGCCGTCAAGCTCGACCCGCGCCACTACTCCTTCTCCTTCGCCGTGCCCGCCTCCGCCGACGACCCGGCCCCCGACCCGCTCCACTACGGCCTCACGCTCTCCGCCCCCGACCCGCGCCTCGACGCCCTGCTCGCCGCCTACACCAGGTTCTCCGCCCACTCCGTGGCCGGCAGCGAGGGGCTCGCCGGCGGGGTGCGCGGCGAGGTCGAGGCCGCCGCGTACTGGACCGCCGTCGCGCCCAACGTCGAGGAGTACGGCagcgccgtggccagggccatcgCGTCCGGCGCCGAGAACGTGGCCAGGGGGATCCTGTGGTGCGGGGTGATGACCGTCGACCGGCTCCGGTGGGGGCAGGAGGTGCTCAGGAAGAGGATCCAGCCCGGCGATACCGAGGCCGAGGTCAGCCCGGAGATGCTCCGGCGGATCAAAAG GGCTAAAAAGGTGACAAAAATGTCCGAGAAAGTGGCAACTGGAATACTGTCTGGAGTTGTGAAGCTTACTAGCTCTGTTACAAGCTCATTGGTTAACTCAAAAGCTGGCAAGAAGTTCTTCAGCCTATTGCCTGGAGAGGTTATTCTTGCTTCGCTTGATGGATTTG GCAAGATTTCCGACGCCGTAGAAGTGGCTGGGAAGGATGTGCTATCAACATCGTCGACGGTGACGACCGGTCTTGTATCTCACAA GTACGGAGAGAAAGCTGCTGCGGCCACCAACGAAGGGCTCGACGCTGCAGGCCACGCCATCGGAACGGCGTGGGCCGTGTTCAAGCTCCGGCAGGCATTGAACCCGAAGAGCGTCCTGAAACCCACGTCGCTCGCCAAGTCCAGCATCAAGGCCGGGGCCGCGGAACTTAGGTCGAAGAGCAGCAAGAGCAAGTAG